AAAACAAGTTTTATCAATTAATATATCCGGATCCATTCCCTCATCCGCAGTTAACTCATTTACCGGAATTTTGAACAAACGATAAAAACCATTCAGCGTGAAATTTACAACAATTACATCTGCTCCTGGCAGCAGCTCATAATTCAGCATCTTGCGCAGTGGTCCGATCACAGAGGTATGTTTGAGTACCCTGTCCCCCAATGGTTCATCGTTAAATGAAAAACGGACAGGGGCACCGAAATTGAAAATCAGCAGCATATCAAAGTTCGGTGACAGATGCTTTAGCATGGTATCAGCATCTGCTGCGGTATTCAGATGATAGAAATGACTGACTACCTCATTTAAAGGAGCCTGAACTTCATAAAAACGGCCATCAGGGTTATCTTCCATATATCTGCTTCGTTTTCTTACAATCCTAAGAGTCTCTGCCTCTCTAAGTTTGTCCTAACAAATTTAAAGAAATCATGAACAACTTAATCATTTATTGTCATCCAAATCCAGAGAGCTTTAACCATGCAGTAAAAGACTCCTTACAAAAACAAGCAATCCAGTCTGGTCATCACACCCGTATCCGGGATGTTTATACCTTAAATTTCAACCCTGTTTTAACCAGAGAAGATGTACTGGCTTTTAAAGCCGGAAATACTCCGGCAGATATTCTTCAGGAACAGGAGCATATTACGTGGGCTGATATCATCACCCTGGTACACCCTATCTGGTGGACTGGTATGCCCGGAATTTTAAAAGGCTATTTTGACAGAGTACTGAGCTATGGTTTTGCCTATCGCTATGGCCAGTATGGACTGGAGCAGATGCTGGCAGGAAAAAGGATGTACATCATCAACTCAGTAGGTTCAGAAGAACAAAATTACGTGGATAAAGGCATTTTTGACGCCATGCGGATCGTTGCGCAAAATACATTTGGTTTTACAGGATTACAGATTGAAGAACACCGTTTTTTCTCTTCGGTTATAACCGCCAGTGAGGAAACAAGAAAAGCATATCTGAACTCGCTGGAAAATCTGTTCGCCGGAATTACCACTGTTTAGCAGTGGTGCCAGGGAAAAAAATCATCCTAACTGCCTGCCCCGTCCAAAAGGTTTGAATTTTGCAATTATCGGTTTGATTCTCGCATTCGCAGCGCTTAAGAACTGCTTAAATTTACAATCAGAAATAAATGTAAATCCTCCATTTAAGATTACCTTATGAAAACTCAGCACAATTACCTCCCATCCACTCTTCCAGTTCATCAAGTTTCATGTACCCGCCATACAGATCAGACTCTCCCAGGTAAATCTCCTGCCAGAATGCAGGAGATTTACAATACTCTGGGTGAAGAACGTGAACTTGCCCTTTTATTCCTGGATATCCGTAATTTCACTTCTGCAATGGAAATCAAATCTTCCTACGAGGTTATCTATATGATCAGAAAACTATTTGTCTTGTTTAATCATTCTATTACTTCGGCCGGAGGCAGAATTATTGAAACCAGCGGAGACAGTATATATGCAGTTTTCGGTCTGGATACTACGCTGAAAACAGCTGTTCAGTCTGCTGTAGACGCTGCATATTCCTTACTGCATGATGTTGAAGTCTTCAACTCTTCTTATGTACAACCCCATTTTAATCTGAACTATGAAATCGGCATTGGTATTCATCAGGGCAAAGTGGTTGTCGGGCAATATAACCTGGCGAACAAAGAACAGATGACTGTTATGGGGTTGCCGGTTAATATTGCTTCGCGTTTGCAGGGAGAAACCAAAGAATTAAATAACAATCTGGTTATTTCTGAAAGCGCCTATCATTTGCTGACAGATCCTAAAAAAGCAGAGATGAGATCTGTAAATCTCAGAGGTATAACTTCAACTATGAATGTGATGTTAATGGGTGATCCTTTCCATCGTAAAAACCTGATTAGTGACATGGATCTGGACTATTACCTGGGCATATCCGGGTAATAGTTTATTTGCCGCACAAACAGAA
This portion of the Pedobacter lusitanus genome encodes:
- a CDS encoding NAD(P)H-dependent oxidoreductase, yielding MNNLIIYCHPNPESFNHAVKDSLQKQAIQSGHHTRIRDVYTLNFNPVLTREDVLAFKAGNTPADILQEQEHITWADIITLVHPIWWTGMPGILKGYFDRVLSYGFAYRYGQYGLEQMLAGKRMYIINSVGSEEQNYVDKGIFDAMRIVAQNTFGFTGLQIEEHRFFSSVITASEETRKAYLNSLENLFAGITTV
- a CDS encoding adenylate/guanylate cyclase domain-containing protein, which encodes MKTQHNYLPSTLPVHQVSCTRHTDQTLPGKSPARMQEIYNTLGEERELALLFLDIRNFTSAMEIKSSYEVIYMIRKLFVLFNHSITSAGGRIIETSGDSIYAVFGLDTTLKTAVQSAVDAAYSLLHDVEVFNSSYVQPHFNLNYEIGIGIHQGKVVVGQYNLANKEQMTVMGLPVNIASRLQGETKELNNNLVISESAYHLLTDPKKAEMRSVNLRGITSTMNVMLMGDPFHRKNLISDMDLDYYLGISG